Within the Paenibacillus sp. AN1007 genome, the region AACAATCCGTAGCATTTTTTAGATTTGTCACTCATTTGAAGTTTTTTGCTCAGCGATTAATCAGTGGAAACTTGCATGAGAGTGAGAGTGATACAGATCTATTAGATGTGATCAAAGAGAAACACCCGAATTCTTACCAGTGTGTAGGAAAAATCGAAACTTATATTAAGAATAACTACCAGTATAACTTAACAAACGAAGAGAAATTGTATCTAACGGTTCACATCCAACGTGTTGTGCACAAAACAAATTCATAGCAGTTTTCATTAAAGGAGGTGAGGTTTCTTGCAACGCAGGATGGTGACATTAAGTTGGCCAAACCCTTCACTAAGCTGTTTCAGCTAAATTTGGAGGAAAATAAAATGAGAAAATATCAACAGTTGGCCGAGGAAATTGTAAAGACAGTGGGTGGTTCCGAAAATGTTCTTGATCTCACTCATTGCATGACCCGGTTGAGATTTCAACTAAGGGACGGTTCATTGCCCAACGATGAAGTATTGAAGCAAATGGATGGCATCGTATCCGTCATGCGTTCTGGTGGGCAGTATCAGGTTGTAATCGGCAATCATGTTTCCGAGGTGTATTCGGAAGTTACCCAACTAACTAAAGTGGGCGAAAAACCAACTGCCCCAATAACAGATAAGGAGATCAAAAAGAAGAAACCCTTTGATGCCTTTATTGATGTCGTGTCAAACTTATTTCAGCCGATTTTGGGAATTCTGTGTGCTGCAGGTATGTTAAAAGGTTTTAATATTTTGTTTAACGCGATGGGGCTTTATACAGCTGATAGCGGAGCATACATGATCATCAATGCTATGGGAGATGCATTGTTTATGTTTCTTCCTGTGTTTTTAGGATACACCTCTGCTAATAAATTTAAAGTACAGCCTTTTACTGGGATTCTCATTGGACTGGCCATGTGTTACCCTGCTATTCAGTTGAATACCTTGGCAGCAACAAAAGAGCCACTGTATACATTATTTAGCGGTACAATTATAAGCTCTCCTGTCTATTTGGATGTGTTTGGTATTCCGTTGATTGGTATGAACTATACATCAACTGTACTTCCAGTCATCATCGTCGTATATTTTGCATCAAAAGTGCAGCGTGTGTTGGACAAGATTATTCCAAGTGTAATCAAATTCTTTATTGTACCGATGCTCACGGTCTTTATTTCTTTAACCTTAGGTTTTTTACTGATAGGTCCTTTGGCAAACTACGGATCAGAGCTTATAGCGCAGGGGATATTTGCTGTTCGAGATGCGAGCCCATTAGTAGCCGGATTTCTACTTGCATCCCTATGGCAGATTCTTATGGTATTTGGCCTGCATTGGGGAATTATCCCCGTCTATATTAACAACATCACAAGCCTGGGTTTCGACAACGTATTAACTATGGCTTTTGCCACCACGTTTTCTCAAATGGCTATTACTCTTGCCATCATCCTTAAAACAAAGGATAAAAATTTAAAGGCACTCGGCATACCGGCAGCTGTATCCGCTCTATTCGGTATAACAGAGCCTATTGTTTATGGTATTACCTTACCGCGAAAAAAATTGTTTATCATGAGCTGTATTGTTTCAGGTATTGCTGGCGGTTTTTACGGCTTCTATAACTTCAGAGAGTTTACATTTGGAGGACTGGGCATATTTGAATTTATGACCATGTTTGATCCCGAGAACCCAGGAATCACGAACCTCATGATTGGTATTATTGGTGTTGTTTTTGCTATGGTAGCTTCGTTTGTACTAACACTTTTCTTGTTCAAAGATGATAAATCCAAGCCAAGCTCTGACAAAACGATAAACGTATCATCTACACCAGAATCCAAACCAGAGTTGAAATCTGAGAAAAAGCATACGATGCATAGTCCGATGAACGGAGAAGTCATTCCTATTAAAGAGGTTCAAGACGAGGCGTTTTCGCAAGAACTTTTGGGCAGAGGAATCGCGATTAAGCCTGTGACCGGGGAACTATTTGCACCTTTTGATGGGAAGGTTGTTACATTGTTTCCTACAAAACATGCTTTTGGATTAGTGTCAGATGAAGGAATGGAAGTCCTTATTCATATCGGATTTAATACGGTTCGTCTGAAAGGTAAATATTTCGAGACCTTCGTACAAGAAGGAGACGTTGTTAAACAAGGACAGAAATTGGCTGAATTTAATATTGCCGAAATTGAGAGAGAAGGATATTCGGTTGAAACGCCAATGATCGTTACAAACACAGATAGTTATCTTGAGATTATTGAGACTAAAGGAAAACAAGTAAATGCAGGGGATGTTTTGCTTACAGGTTTGATTTAACAATTTTATCTTAACAGGGGATGAGAGAAATGGGATTCAAAGATGGATTTTTGTGGGGGGGAGCAACCTCGGCTAACCAATCTGAAGGAGCTTACAATGTGGACGGAAGAGGCATAGCAAATGTTGATTTATGTCCAACAGGTGATATCCGTGACAGTGTTCTTATGGGTAAAACGAAGATGTTTGATTTTGACGAGAACTATTTTTACCCTGGCAAAGCAGCAATCGACATGTATCACTATTACAAAGAAGACATCGCATTGTTTGCAGAAATGGGATTTAACGTATATCGGTTGTCAATTGCTTGGAGCCGTATATTCCCGAATGGGGATGAGCTGGAGCCAAATGAAGCTGGACTCCAGTTTTACGAAGACGTATTTAAAGAGTGTCAAAAGTATAATATTAATCCTCTGGTGACCATTTCCCATTTTGACGTTCCCATGCACCTTGTTAAGGAATATGGTTCTTGGCGTAACCGAAAAATGATTGATTTCTATGAAAGATTATGTAGGGTGATCTTTAAACGTTATAAGGGCTTAGTAAAATACTGGATTACGTTTAATGAAATTAATATGGTTTTGGAAGCTCCATTTTTATCATCCGGATTGTTCATAGAAGAACACGAAGATGCGGAATTAGTGAAATTTACAGCCAGTCATCATGAGTTGGTGGCCAGCGCGTTAGCTACAAAAATTGCCCATGAAGTAGACTCTGAAAATATGGTGGGATGTATGCTAGCTAGCATTGCCCCATATCCCAGAACATGTGATCCAAAAGATGTATGGAAAGCAAAACAGGTTGAAAACCAGAGCTATTTTTTCATTGATGTTCAGGTTAGGGGTGAATACCCGGCATACACCCTTAAAGAACTGGAACGAAAAAATATTGTTCTACCATTCAAAGAAGGTGATCGAGAGTTATTGAAACAACACACCGTTGATTTCATAGGGTTCTCGTATTATTCCTCCAGCGTAGTCAGTGCTGATCCGACACTCACGGATACAATAGGAGGAAACCTATTTCCAAGTTTGCGGAACCCGTATTTACAATCTAGTGATTGGGGTTGGCAAATTGATCCGTTAGGATTACGAATTACAATGAATAATATCTATGACCGTTATCAGAAACCTTTATTCATTGTTGAAAACGGCTTAGGGGCTGTAGATGTTCCTGATGAGAGTGGTTATGTAGAAGACGATTACAGAATTTCATATCTAAGTGAGCATATTCGTGCAATGCGAGATGCTGTAGATTACGATGGCGTAGACTTGCTTGGCTACACCGTTTGGGGACCAATTGATATTGTAAGTGCAAGTACAGGTGAAATGAAAAAAAGATACGGATTCATCTATGTAGATCGA harbors:
- a CDS encoding beta-glucoside-specific PTS transporter subunit IIABC → MRKYQQLAEEIVKTVGGSENVLDLTHCMTRLRFQLRDGSLPNDEVLKQMDGIVSVMRSGGQYQVVIGNHVSEVYSEVTQLTKVGEKPTAPITDKEIKKKKPFDAFIDVVSNLFQPILGILCAAGMLKGFNILFNAMGLYTADSGAYMIINAMGDALFMFLPVFLGYTSANKFKVQPFTGILIGLAMCYPAIQLNTLAATKEPLYTLFSGTIISSPVYLDVFGIPLIGMNYTSTVLPVIIVVYFASKVQRVLDKIIPSVIKFFIVPMLTVFISLTLGFLLIGPLANYGSELIAQGIFAVRDASPLVAGFLLASLWQILMVFGLHWGIIPVYINNITSLGFDNVLTMAFATTFSQMAITLAIILKTKDKNLKALGIPAAVSALFGITEPIVYGITLPRKKLFIMSCIVSGIAGGFYGFYNFREFTFGGLGIFEFMTMFDPENPGITNLMIGIIGVVFAMVASFVLTLFLFKDDKSKPSSDKTINVSSTPESKPELKSEKKHTMHSPMNGEVIPIKEVQDEAFSQELLGRGIAIKPVTGELFAPFDGKVVTLFPTKHAFGLVSDEGMEVLIHIGFNTVRLKGKYFETFVQEGDVVKQGQKLAEFNIAEIEREGYSVETPMIVTNTDSYLEIIETKGKQVNAGDVLLTGLI
- a CDS encoding 6-phospho-beta-glucosidase, whose translation is MGFKDGFLWGGATSANQSEGAYNVDGRGIANVDLCPTGDIRDSVLMGKTKMFDFDENYFYPGKAAIDMYHYYKEDIALFAEMGFNVYRLSIAWSRIFPNGDELEPNEAGLQFYEDVFKECQKYNINPLVTISHFDVPMHLVKEYGSWRNRKMIDFYERLCRVIFKRYKGLVKYWITFNEINMVLEAPFLSSGLFIEEHEDAELVKFTASHHELVASALATKIAHEVDSENMVGCMLASIAPYPRTCDPKDVWKAKQVENQSYFFIDVQVRGEYPAYTLKELERKNIVLPFKEGDRELLKQHTVDFIGFSYYSSSVVSADPTLTDTIGGNLFPSLRNPYLQSSDWGWQIDPLGLRITMNNIYDRYQKPLFIVENGLGAVDVPDESGYVEDDYRISYLSEHIRAMRDAVDYDGVDLLGYTVWGPIDIVSASTGEMKKRYGFIYVDRDNQGQGTLKRSKKKSFEWYKKVIKSNGQDLSV